The following is a genomic window from Thermodesulfobacteriota bacterium.
GGAAATCGCATTGCTGACTCGGGCAGTGCATTAAGTACCGGCTCTTCTTCAGGGTGAAGGTAGAATTCGGCTTCCAGCGCTTGCTTCGCTTCTTCAACCCCCGCTGCATGATCAATATGTGCGTGAGTGTTTATTATTCTTTTAACAATAAGTCCCGAATTATCTATATCGTCTAGAATTTCTTTCACTTGGCTCCCGGGATCGATAAGGATAGCATCAAGAGTTTCCCCATCACCGATTATGTAGCTGTTTGTTAGGAAGCTCCCACCTGGTATGCACTTAATTATTATATCATTCATCGCTTTTACTATATTAATATTTTACCGTGAAATCACTGAATTCGTCCATAAATGGCTGCCATTTGACTTCGATCTTGGTTACATGTGCGTGCTTAGGTCCTTGTTTGCTCCAATCCACCATTCTTTCGAGGTCTTCTTTCTTACCTTCCGCTACGATTTCAACAGTGCCGTCAATTCTGTTCTTTACCCATCCATTAAGGTCAAGCTCTATTGCTTTTTCTTTAGTCCTTGCTCTATAGAATACACCTTGGACTCTCCCGTGCACTATGATGTTGACCCTTTCTTTAGCCATCCTCCAAGCTCAGGTTACCAAAACGTACGATTAGTGTCAACAAAATGGTATGGGATCACACCATATTTATCGATGTTTTGAGGAAGCAGGTCACCGGAGATTAATTTTTTGGAGAATTTCGTGGATGTTTAATTAGCCTGATTTCGGTACACGGATAATCTTTAATCATCGACTGTAAAGTGCTGTTGTTTCGAACAGCGTTGACACCTATTATACTGAGATGTATTTTGTTTTAAGGTATGGGCGAATATAAAGCTTGGTTTCAATGCATAAATGAGGACTGTGAAGAAAAATATCAACTAGATCAAATAATTTATCGCTGCGTGAAGTGTTCAAACTTACTCGAAGTAGTGCACGACATGGACTCTCTTCGCCGAAAGACTTCACAACAGTGGAAAGACCTTTTTGATGACCGCTACAGAAGACAAATTTGGCCCTATGGAAGCTCTGTGTGGGGCAAAAAGGAGTGGGTTTGTCCCTACGTGGAGGAGAACAACACTGTTTCGATGTATGAGGGTGCTACAAACCTTTTCTGGGCTGACAGATTTGGAAAGCAGGTAAAAGTTGAAGACCTCTGGATTAAGATGTGCGGTAATAGTCATACCGGTTCATTTAAAGATCTGGGGATGACGGTGTTGGTGTCTGTTGTTAAACAGATGATCGCGGATGGTAAGGAGATCCCCGCTGCCGCTTGTGCATCTACAGGGGATACATCAGCGGCCCTTGCCGCGTATTGCGCTGCGGCGGGAATACCGGCAATAGTCTTTCTTCCTAAGGATAAGGTTTCTATTGCTCAGCTCGTCCAACCGCTGGCCAATGGGGCCCTCGTTCTTTCAATTGATACAGATTTTGATGGTTGCATGGAAATGGTTCAAAGAATATGTGATGACCATAATATCTATCTTGCTAACTCTATGAACTCTCTGCGCATTGAGGGGCAGAAAACGGTGAGCATTGAGCTCTGCCAGCAGTTTGACTGGGAGGTCCCGGACTGGGTGATCATTCCGGGGGGAAATCTCGGTAATATATC
Proteins encoded in this region:
- a CDS encoding acylphosphatase: MAKERVNIIVHGRVQGVFYRARTKEKAIELDLNGWVKNRIDGTVEIVAEGKKEDLERMVDWSKQGPKHAHVTKIEVKWQPFMDEFSDFTVKY
- the thrC gene encoding threonine synthase, translating into MGEYKAWFQCINEDCEEKYQLDQIIYRCVKCSNLLEVVHDMDSLRRKTSQQWKDLFDDRYRRQIWPYGSSVWGKKEWVCPYVEENNTVSMYEGATNLFWADRFGKQVKVEDLWIKMCGNSHTGSFKDLGMTVLVSVVKQMIADGKEIPAAACASTGDTSAALAAYCAAAGIPAIVFLPKDKVSIAQLVQPLANGALVLSIDTDFDGCMEMVQRICDDHNIYLANSMNSLRIEGQKTVSIELCQQFDWEVPDWVIIPGGNLGNISALGKGFLIMYDLGLIDRLPRLVCAQAQNANPLYLSYLKGFEEFHPVKAKKTLASAIQIGNPVSVNKAINTLKVFDGIVEQASEAELSDSAALVDRTGTFNCPHTGVAIAVFLKLLQRKIFKPDDRIVLISTAHGLKFVEFKIGYHRGEIEGVVSKYANKPVELPNNYRAIEEAIFKNISIP